The proteins below come from a single Granulicella sibirica genomic window:
- a CDS encoding AAA family ATPase: MLYEALQALIGERVPLHLWGSCGVGKSQIVFQVANDTNREFRDIRAGQLDPVDLRGLPHIASQQTEWAPPKFLPISGEGILFLDELTSAPQMTQAACYQLVLDRRLGEYVLPDGWVVIAAGNPASERGVHFSMPRPLRNRFVHLHLEADLPEWCRWAVRAGVRSEIIAFLRFKPALLHDGDVTSDQNAWPTPRSWQMASNVLKGMSGKVGSAAVEIEAELLEGTIGPAATAEFVGFLRLFRELPSIDEILLNPDKAPLPSEPSAQIAIATALGRALSDHSVAKGLAYLDRMPAEMRVLAMRDAAARDRAITSTPEFIRFGIQHAEVIQ; encoded by the coding sequence ATGCTCTACGAAGCGCTTCAGGCGCTGATCGGCGAACGTGTGCCCCTTCACCTCTGGGGATCGTGCGGCGTCGGCAAATCACAGATAGTTTTCCAGGTTGCGAATGACACCAACCGCGAGTTTCGGGACATACGTGCAGGGCAGCTCGACCCAGTCGATCTGCGCGGTCTGCCTCATATCGCCTCGCAGCAGACAGAATGGGCGCCCCCTAAGTTCCTTCCCATAAGTGGTGAAGGGATCCTCTTTCTGGATGAACTGACTTCGGCACCACAGATGACCCAGGCGGCCTGCTATCAGCTAGTGCTCGACAGACGTCTTGGCGAGTATGTGCTGCCTGACGGCTGGGTGGTCATTGCAGCTGGCAATCCTGCTTCTGAAAGAGGCGTGCACTTCTCCATGCCACGACCGCTCCGGAATCGTTTCGTCCATCTGCATCTGGAAGCCGATCTCCCGGAATGGTGCCGTTGGGCAGTGCGTGCGGGCGTACGTTCCGAGATCATTGCGTTCCTTCGCTTCAAGCCCGCATTACTCCACGATGGGGACGTTACCTCCGACCAGAATGCTTGGCCCACGCCGCGCTCATGGCAGATGGCCTCGAATGTTTTGAAGGGCATGTCCGGCAAGGTTGGCTCTGCCGCGGTCGAAATCGAAGCGGAACTGCTAGAGGGCACCATCGGACCTGCTGCAACGGCGGAGTTTGTCGGGTTCCTACGGCTATTCCGAGAGTTGCCTTCGATCGACGAGATCCTGCTCAACCCCGATAAAGCTCCGCTTCCCAGCGAGCCGTCAGCGCAGATTGCGATTGCAACAGCACTGGGACGAGCTTTATCCGATCATTCCGTCGCGAAAGGACTTGCCTACCTGGACCGCATGCCAGCAGAGATGCGTGTTCTCGCCATGCGCGACGCCGCAGCACGCGATCGTGCGATCACTAGCACGCCGGAGTTCATTCGCTTCGGCATTCAACATGCGGAGGTCATCCAATGA